In Devosia sp. XK-2, one DNA window encodes the following:
- a CDS encoding DUF4238 domain-containing protein: MKHHYVPKLLMRRWLFTTDKGQLRLPAYYWNSRVSDLKMFPAGLDQIGAADGLLAFQADHPSGRDAIETTFFRDVDNSAARIVSRMLNEPGAGLSPQQKLEFSGFLFSLDARRPRNVSELIRLVTEHYKEGLNQDAELVAKLAELGENANPADVWERLSGHPMEDQALLSVQSLTMNKEMASNLVSWPWMVRRDLQALVLSDRPLIRHFAANDPNTLWAIPLSPTAAWFGSPNVNLLRRLERLPSRRLVNMLNVDSAHQCDRYVLSREPKETLAWLARRLKDPTRKSGPEIIDGLRHGGRNKDAT; encoded by the coding sequence TTGAAGCATCATTACGTCCCGAAGCTGTTGATGCGTCGATGGCTGTTTACCACCGATAAAGGCCAGCTGCGGCTGCCAGCTTACTATTGGAACAGTCGCGTCAGCGATCTCAAAATGTTTCCGGCTGGGCTCGATCAGATCGGTGCCGCCGACGGCTTGCTTGCCTTCCAGGCAGATCATCCCAGCGGCCGGGACGCCATCGAAACGACTTTTTTCCGAGACGTCGACAACTCCGCCGCAAGGATTGTATCGCGCATGTTGAATGAGCCAGGCGCCGGACTGTCACCGCAGCAGAAGTTGGAATTTTCTGGCTTCCTTTTCTCTCTGGATGCCCGCCGCCCCCGAAATGTTTCCGAACTCATCCGTTTGGTTACGGAGCACTACAAAGAGGGGCTAAATCAGGATGCTGAACTCGTCGCCAAGTTGGCGGAATTGGGTGAAAATGCTAATCCTGCGGACGTGTGGGAGCGACTGTCGGGGCATCCGATGGAAGATCAGGCCCTACTCTCGGTGCAGTCCCTGACCATGAACAAGGAAATGGCGAGCAATCTTGTCAGTTGGCCATGGATGGTTCGCCGCGATCTGCAAGCTTTGGTCCTCTCTGATCGGCCGCTGATCCGTCACTTCGCGGCTAACGATCCGAATACACTATGGGCAATTCCGCTTTCACCAACCGCCGCCTGGTTCGGTTCCCCCAATGTAAATCTCCTTCGCCGGCTAGAACGACTTCCGTCTAGAAGGCTGGTCAACATGCTAAACGTCGACAGCGCTCACCAGTGCGACCGATATGTCCTGAGCCGGGAGCCGAAAGAGACTCTCGCTTGGCTTGCTCGAAGGTTGAAAGATCCAACACGCAAGTCGGGACCAGAGATAATCGACGGACTGCGGCACGGTGGACGCAACAAGGATGCAACATGA
- a CDS encoding restriction endonuclease translates to MPNVWCVRAEFGKYAQAFLKGGYAAIGWIEDNSLANCKSRDDIQLLYRATYPHETSNIVIGQQVGQIARFLIEIQPGDIVITPDGNTELLHHGIVEEGYRFEPNDPACPYMHRRNIKWQPEPLLRSGLSVPLQNTMRSSLTVFSVSQVEEILRLVGREKEIPPTKAKPYDPTNAVLEQVLKLDDKEFEILVGHLLTALGFEGSEVVGKTGDGGVDATGELNVSNLAKIRIFVQAKRYKLGTKISANTVKSLRTAIPFGGQGAFITTADFQRSAFDVALENGFPRIGLINGEQLVDLLVEHWDDIPSEFQDQLSLKRGLVLS, encoded by the coding sequence ATGCCTAACGTGTGGTGTGTCCGTGCCGAGTTTGGAAAATACGCGCAGGCGTTCCTCAAAGGCGGCTACGCCGCCATAGGCTGGATAGAGGACAACAGCCTTGCCAATTGCAAAAGCCGCGATGACATCCAGCTTCTCTACCGCGCGACCTACCCTCACGAAACCAGCAATATCGTGATCGGCCAACAAGTCGGCCAGATCGCCCGCTTCCTTATCGAAATCCAGCCGGGGGATATCGTCATCACCCCCGACGGCAATACCGAACTTCTGCATCATGGTATTGTCGAGGAAGGCTATCGCTTCGAGCCGAACGATCCCGCTTGCCCCTACATGCACCGTCGCAACATCAAGTGGCAGCCTGAACCCTTGCTGCGTTCCGGACTTTCCGTGCCGCTTCAAAACACGATGCGCTCATCGCTGACTGTGTTCTCCGTTTCCCAGGTTGAAGAGATTTTGCGCCTGGTTGGACGTGAGAAGGAAATACCGCCGACCAAGGCCAAGCCCTATGACCCCACAAATGCGGTGCTCGAACAGGTGCTTAAACTGGACGACAAGGAGTTCGAGATTCTTGTCGGACACCTTCTGACGGCACTTGGATTTGAGGGTTCGGAGGTTGTCGGTAAGACTGGCGACGGCGGGGTCGATGCGACCGGCGAATTGAACGTCTCGAATCTCGCCAAGATCAGGATTTTCGTACAGGCAAAGCGCTACAAGCTGGGTACCAAGATCAGCGCCAATACGGTGAAGTCTCTCAGAACCGCCATTCCCTTTGGCGGGCAAGGGGCATTCATCACCACCGCCGACTTTCAGCGTTCAGCCTTCGATGTCGCCTTGGAGAACGGGTTCCCCCGGATCGGCCTGATCAATGGTGAGCAACTCGTCGATCTACTCGTTGAGCACTGGGATGACATCCCCAGCGAGTTCCAGGATCAACTGTCCCTCAAGCGAGGCCTGGTTCTGTCATGA
- a CDS encoding P27 family phage terminase small subunit, translating to MTLRTIEGGDGLPPEPDWSATYNDVLDQALARETWGQVTREMMDAGTLAVVNGHAIQRLVNFRIIYERAARAAAEQGAVIKAKKTGVLQYSPHWIVSRQADDAMRALEAELGISPLRRSRAGKAVSRGRKSRPADRYLGGK from the coding sequence ATGACACTGCGCACCATTGAAGGCGGCGATGGCCTCCCACCTGAACCTGACTGGTCGGCAACCTATAACGACGTTCTCGACCAGGCGCTGGCACGCGAAACATGGGGCCAGGTGACGCGGGAGATGATGGATGCGGGAACGCTGGCGGTAGTGAACGGTCACGCCATTCAGCGCCTGGTAAATTTCCGCATCATTTACGAACGCGCAGCACGCGCGGCGGCAGAGCAAGGCGCCGTCATAAAGGCCAAGAAAACGGGCGTTCTCCAATACAGCCCCCACTGGATTGTCAGCCGCCAGGCCGATGACGCAATGCGCGCCCTTGAGGCTGAGCTTGGCATATCACCGCTTCGCAGAAGCCGCGCCGGCAAGGCGGTCAGTCGTGGCCGCAAATCTCGGCCGGCCGATCGCTACCTCGGCGGCAAATGA
- a CDS encoding FRG domain-containing protein, with product MSDGTKPSANAYYKQLPLWPDFEFQNNDIDGRVPVCHVEDWQSFERLIESEHEHLGAGERIYRGQRRFDWQIAATLTREFGGGAIPTDVSRRMLNRFQLAMRGRGTDMNGNDQNEVWAFGQHFGLATPLLDWTESPFVALFFAFAQEDDPAEKANESRAVFTLNRGLIEDLLPDLFFEPALGENARLVNQAGLFTVTPSGDDNLVSAIIDAVIDSGAVDPDDPKQIARYIYKVHIPNQGRLACLSMLRRMNIHHANLFPDPSGASEYCNDWLRREIAEARREEAAKKTLEAKATMSQPVDHGPPLSVVGAPDSVEEIIKALTVEEDGISGTTITEWAGRVAKTYEEFASLDWPLRESGRTEVTVRIRRLMNALGFPELRREAAVSAIVNFYAQEYRAQHGLTEPQAEGGQDA from the coding sequence ATGAGTGACGGAACCAAGCCGTCCGCAAATGCCTACTACAAACAGCTGCCGCTCTGGCCTGACTTCGAGTTCCAGAACAACGATATCGATGGCCGGGTGCCTGTCTGCCATGTCGAGGACTGGCAGAGCTTTGAACGCCTGATCGAAAGCGAGCACGAACACCTCGGCGCAGGTGAGCGCATCTATCGCGGCCAGCGCCGCTTTGATTGGCAGATCGCCGCGACTTTGACCCGCGAATTCGGCGGCGGCGCCATTCCGACCGACGTATCGCGGCGAATGCTGAACCGTTTCCAGCTTGCAATGCGCGGGCGCGGCACAGATATGAACGGAAACGACCAGAACGAAGTCTGGGCCTTCGGCCAGCATTTCGGCCTCGCGACCCCACTTCTCGACTGGACCGAATCCCCTTTCGTCGCTCTGTTCTTTGCCTTCGCTCAGGAGGACGATCCAGCCGAGAAAGCGAACGAAAGCCGTGCGGTTTTCACGCTCAACCGCGGCCTGATCGAGGACTTGTTGCCGGACCTGTTCTTTGAGCCCGCGCTGGGGGAAAATGCGCGGCTCGTGAACCAGGCGGGGCTGTTCACTGTCACCCCATCGGGCGACGACAACCTCGTCTCCGCCATCATCGATGCGGTGATCGACAGCGGCGCGGTGGACCCGGACGACCCGAAGCAAATCGCGCGCTACATCTACAAGGTGCATATCCCCAATCAGGGACGCCTTGCCTGCTTGTCGATGCTGCGACGCATGAACATCCATCACGCGAACCTCTTCCCTGACCCGTCTGGCGCTTCGGAATACTGTAACGATTGGCTCCGACGCGAGATTGCCGAAGCGCGACGGGAAGAGGCCGCCAAGAAGACGCTTGAGGCGAAGGCGACTATGTCCCAGCCAGTCGATCATGGCCCGCCACTCTCCGTGGTCGGCGCGCCGGACTCGGTAGAGGAAATCATCAAGGCGTTGACCGTCGAAGAGGACGGTATTTCCGGAACCACTATCACTGAATGGGCTGGCCGCGTTGCAAAGACCTACGAGGAATTTGCCTCACTCGATTGGCCGTTGCGTGAAAGCGGCAGAACTGAAGTAACGGTTCGCATCCGCCGCCTAATGAACGCGCTTGGCTTCCCAGAATTGAGACGCGAAGCTGCCGTGAGCGCCATAGTCAACTTCTACGCCCAGGAATATCGCGCCCAGCATGGGCTGACTGAACCACAAGCGGAGGGAGGGCAAGATGCCTAA
- the yacG gene encoding DNA gyrase inhibitor YacG gives MPQTTQKKCPICGKPAVEDHKPFCSKRCADIDLNRWLTGNYVIPARDDEPVDDGEDQD, from the coding sequence ATGCCGCAAACCACGCAAAAGAAATGCCCCATTTGCGGCAAGCCGGCGGTGGAAGATCATAAGCCCTTCTGCTCCAAGCGCTGCGCCGATATCGACCTCAATCGCTGGCTCACCGGCAATTACGTCATTCCCGCCAGGGATGACGAGCCGGTCGATGATGGCGAGGACCAAGACTAG
- a CDS encoding UPF0262 family protein has protein sequence MGKELAATDKDRLVTVTLDPNTITSIDPDEVHEWRIAIYDLLEENSFRPARVSAEGPYALHMSIIGNYILLDVRNPETFQPIAAHYLSLTPFRRLIRDYFRIRDAYYEAIRSAQPFQIETVDMARRGMHNEAAELLRTRLTNKIIIDLNTARRLFTLICAVQPYASRIDEATSELPSVLFVCSMNSVRSPIAAALARQAFPGRLIARSVGVNGGKADQFVHEVMEEIGIDMSVHTPHILDELVANHFDLVITLSDDAPEAVARKGLEAGAIEHWKVDDPSLVEGNRELVLNAYRDLRDGLRKRVRARLEPLVASGSQNQ, from the coding sequence ATGGGCAAAGAGCTGGCAGCGACCGACAAGGATAGGCTGGTCACCGTCACGCTCGACCCCAATACCATCACCTCGATCGACCCTGACGAGGTGCACGAATGGCGCATCGCCATTTATGATCTGCTGGAGGAAAACAGCTTCAGGCCTGCCCGCGTCAGTGCCGAAGGTCCTTATGCCCTGCATATGTCGATCATCGGCAACTATATCCTGCTCGACGTGCGCAATCCGGAAACCTTCCAGCCCATCGCCGCGCATTATCTCTCGCTCACCCCGTTCCGGCGGCTGATCCGCGACTATTTCCGCATCCGTGACGCCTATTACGAAGCCATTCGGTCGGCCCAGCCATTTCAGATCGAAACGGTCGATATGGCCAGGCGCGGCATGCATAATGAGGCCGCCGAGCTTCTGCGCACGCGCCTCACCAACAAGATCATCATCGATCTCAATACGGCCCGTCGGCTTTTCACACTCATCTGCGCCGTGCAGCCCTATGCCAGCCGCATCGACGAGGCGACCAGCGAATTGCCCAGCGTGCTTTTTGTCTGCTCGATGAATTCGGTGCGTTCCCCCATCGCGGCGGCACTGGCGCGGCAGGCCTTTCCCGGCCGCCTTATCGCCCGTTCGGTGGGTGTAAACGGCGGCAAGGCCGATCAATTCGTGCATGAGGTCATGGAGGAGATCGGCATTGATATGAGCGTGCACACGCCCCATATCCTCGATGAACTGGTCGCCAACCATTTCGATCTTGTCATTACCCTCTCCGACGACGCCCCCGAGGCGGTCGCCAGGAAGGGTCTCGAAGCCGGCGCCATCGAGCATTGGAAAGTGGATGACCCCTCCCTGGTTGAGGGCAATCGCGAGCTTGTCCTCAATGCCTATCGGGATCTGCGCGACGGTTTGCGTAAGCGCGTCCGGGCCCGGCTTGAGCCTCTTGTAGCAAGTGGTTCACAAAACCAATGA
- a CDS encoding DUF6074 family protein — MEYDPRQMDLFADAGGEGAAQRATKKRRSKPALPAPAPASKAPLESDAQQRPGRDGIILRFPTEQWAPRLWQPKVEKVSSLLQERKTERGRQNLWTTTVNTLFAQMRRRGATPDECQQQINDFHAAVAWQLSQQQSGPGAA, encoded by the coding sequence ATGGAATACGACCCTCGCCAGATGGACTTGTTCGCCGATGCTGGTGGAGAAGGGGCGGCGCAGCGCGCTACCAAAAAGCGCCGTAGCAAGCCGGCCCTTCCTGCACCGGCGCCAGCATCTAAAGCCCCTCTTGAAAGCGATGCGCAGCAGCGCCCTGGCCGGGACGGAATAATTCTCCGTTTCCCGACCGAACAATGGGCGCCGCGTCTATGGCAACCCAAGGTCGAAAAGGTCAGCAGCTTGCTCCAGGAGAGGAAGACCGAGCGCGGCCGGCAGAACCTTTGGACCACCACTGTCAACACGCTCTTCGCCCAGATGCGGCGGCGCGGCGCCACGCCTGATGAGTGTCAGCAGCAGATCAATGATTTCCATGCCGCCGTGGCCTGGCAGCTCTCGCAACAGCAAAGTGGTCCAGGTGCAGCATGA
- the infA gene encoding translation initiation factor IF-1, which translates to MAKEEVLEFPGVVTELLPNATFRVKLENDHEIIAHTAGRMRKNRIRVLAGDKVLCEMTPYDLTKGRITYRFK; encoded by the coding sequence ATGGCCAAGGAAGAAGTGCTCGAATTTCCGGGCGTGGTCACCGAATTGCTTCCCAACGCGACCTTCCGCGTGAAGCTTGAAAACGACCATGAAATCATCGCCCACACCGCCGGGCGCATGCGCAAGAACCGCATTCGCGTTCTCGCTGGCGACAAGGTGCTGTGCGAAATGACCCCCTACGACCTCACCAAGGGTCGCATCACCTACCGCTTCAAGTGA
- a CDS encoding Maf-like protein: protein MAGRPDLILASASPRRLALLNQVGIEPEHLVPAHVDETPEKGELPRKLAQRLADLKALTARHKASVAGFGANSIVLAADTVVAVGRRILPKAETMEEASDCLRLLSGRAHRVYTGVTLITPSGARRHRLVETRIRFKRLSSREMEAYLASAEWRDKAGGYAIQGIAGAFVVKLVGSYSAVVGLPLHETTQLLAGEGYPVHFNWLNQSSLSGV, encoded by the coding sequence ATGGCCGGCCGCCCCGACCTGATTCTGGCTTCGGCCTCACCGCGCCGGCTGGCTCTGCTCAACCAGGTCGGCATTGAGCCCGAACATCTGGTGCCGGCCCATGTCGATGAAACCCCTGAAAAGGGCGAATTGCCGCGCAAGCTGGCCCAGCGCCTGGCGGACTTGAAGGCCCTGACGGCCCGGCACAAGGCCAGTGTCGCCGGGTTCGGCGCCAATTCCATCGTGCTGGCCGCCGATACGGTCGTTGCTGTAGGACGCCGCATCCTGCCTAAGGCCGAAACCATGGAGGAGGCATCCGATTGCCTTCGCCTGCTGTCCGGCCGTGCGCACCGCGTCTATACCGGCGTTACCCTGATCACCCCATCGGGCGCGCGGCGCCACCGCCTGGTCGAAACGCGCATTCGCTTCAAGCGTCTCTCGTCGCGCGAGATGGAAGCCTATCTTGCCAGCGCCGAATGGCGCGACAAGGCCGGCGGCTATGCCATTCAGGGCATAGCCGGTGCTTTTGTCGTAAAGCTCGTGGGCTCCTACTCGGCCGTCGTCGGCCTGCCTTTGCATGAAACCACCCAGCTTCTGGCTGGCGAAGGTTACCCGGTGCATTTCAACTGGCTCAATCAATCGAGCCTGTCTGGCGTCTGA
- a CDS encoding type I restriction endonuclease subunit R, with the protein MTSFSEDTVELAGIETLKSLGWLYLHGSVIAPDGASPQRPSYADAFLVKRLEAWVEQINPHIPEEVRSEAIRQVLVSQTNDAVEENRRIHSLITEGVTVEYRAGDRIVGEKVWLIDFENVDANDWLVVNQFTLIEGRRNRRLDLVLFVNGLPLAVLELKNPGNENATLTAAFNQIETYKRDIPSLFRTNAVLATSDGIKARIGSVTASEERFMPWRTVDGNDYAPPGTPELDTLLQGVFERSRFLKLIRDFTVFGDRGDGPFKIIAGYHQFHGAQKAVKEAIDASRPDGDRKIGVIWHTQGSGKSFLMAFFAGLAVRSVELQNPTLVILTDRNDLDDQLFGTFNLCRDLIRQKPEQAENRDDLKRLLERSAGGVIFTTVQKFLPAGSEESFPLLTDRRNVIVIADEAHRTQYGLDAKLDAKTGIRRYGYAHYIRQALPNASFIGFTGTPVEGADRNTPAIFGDYIDVYDISRAVEDGATVPIYYESRLARIELDEDEKPKIDAEVEALVEDDNLTEAEKFKAKWATVEALVGARKRLSLVAADLVQHFEARLKALDGKAMAVCMSRRICVELYDEIIKLRPEWHSEDDAAGAVKIVMTGAASDPLNWQQHIGNKRRRDLIAKRARDPNDPLKLVIVRDMWLTGFDAPSMNTMYVDKPMRGHGLMQAIARVNRVFRDKPGGLIVDYIGILQNLKSALKDYSPNDQSKTGIPEGEAEAVMQEAFQRVRAVFHGHDYQAGLTGAPQNRLKALAGAIDWVLKWQEQQAGKAATDESRKQAHRAYQDLVLSLTKAYALASASDEAAAIRDEVGFFQTVRAAIAKSTATGAISQTDRTFAVQQLIDRAVASTEIIDVLHAAGIESPDISILSDEFLAELQGMEQKNLALEALRKLLNGEIRSRLQSNVVESRTFSKRLEEAVARYHSNAISAVEMINELIALAKDLQAARKRGEDQGLSGEEIAFYDALAQNESAIEVLGNDTLRLIAHELLEQLRQNATVDWHKRESARARMRVLVKRILKKYGYPPDLAEDAVKLVLEQAEALLRQFG; encoded by the coding sequence ATGACGAGCTTCTCAGAAGACACCGTCGAACTGGCCGGCATCGAGACGCTCAAGTCCCTTGGCTGGCTCTATCTACATGGCAGTGTGATCGCACCAGACGGCGCGTCGCCGCAGCGCCCGTCCTATGCCGACGCCTTTCTGGTGAAGCGACTGGAAGCTTGGGTGGAACAGATCAATCCGCACATTCCCGAAGAGGTACGGTCAGAAGCGATCCGACAGGTTCTGGTAAGCCAGACGAATGACGCCGTAGAGGAAAACCGGCGCATCCATTCGCTGATCACCGAAGGGGTGACCGTCGAATACCGAGCAGGCGACCGGATCGTCGGCGAAAAGGTCTGGTTGATCGACTTCGAAAATGTGGACGCCAACGATTGGCTGGTCGTCAACCAGTTCACCCTGATCGAGGGGCGCAGGAACCGTCGCCTGGACCTTGTTCTGTTCGTCAACGGCCTGCCTTTGGCGGTTCTCGAACTAAAGAACCCTGGCAATGAGAACGCGACCCTTACGGCCGCATTCAATCAGATCGAAACCTACAAAAGAGACATCCCCTCCCTGTTTCGCACCAATGCCGTTCTTGCGACCTCGGACGGGATCAAGGCGCGTATCGGTTCTGTGACCGCATCCGAAGAACGTTTCATGCCGTGGCGCACGGTGGACGGCAACGACTACGCGCCGCCTGGCACCCCGGAACTGGACACTCTATTGCAGGGTGTATTCGAGCGCAGTCGGTTCCTGAAACTCATCCGAGATTTCACAGTCTTTGGAGATCGCGGCGACGGCCCGTTCAAGATCATCGCGGGCTACCACCAGTTCCACGGTGCACAGAAGGCGGTAAAGGAAGCGATTGACGCCTCACGCCCGGACGGAGACCGCAAGATCGGTGTGATCTGGCACACGCAGGGCTCCGGCAAGAGCTTCCTCATGGCGTTCTTCGCTGGTCTTGCCGTTCGTTCTGTCGAGCTGCAAAACCCCACACTGGTCATCCTGACGGACCGGAACGATCTCGACGATCAGCTCTTCGGGACGTTCAACCTGTGCCGTGACCTGATCCGCCAGAAGCCGGAACAGGCCGAGAACCGCGACGACCTGAAGCGGCTTTTGGAACGGTCAGCCGGTGGGGTGATCTTCACAACTGTTCAAAAATTCCTCCCAGCAGGTTCAGAAGAGAGCTTTCCGCTCCTCACCGACAGACGAAACGTCATCGTGATTGCCGACGAAGCTCATCGCACCCAATACGGCCTGGACGCGAAGCTCGACGCGAAGACGGGTATCAGGCGCTATGGCTACGCGCACTACATCCGCCAGGCCCTGCCGAATGCGTCGTTCATCGGATTTACGGGCACACCTGTAGAAGGCGCGGATCGCAATACGCCAGCGATTTTCGGCGACTACATCGATGTCTATGACATCTCCCGTGCCGTCGAAGATGGGGCTACCGTCCCGATCTATTACGAGAGCCGCTTGGCACGCATCGAACTGGACGAAGACGAGAAACCCAAGATCGATGCCGAAGTGGAAGCGCTGGTTGAAGATGACAACCTGACTGAAGCCGAAAAATTCAAAGCCAAGTGGGCGACGGTCGAAGCCCTGGTGGGCGCAAGAAAACGGCTCAGCCTTGTAGCAGCTGATCTTGTCCAGCACTTTGAAGCCCGGCTGAAGGCTTTGGACGGCAAAGCCATGGCCGTTTGCATGAGCCGTCGCATTTGCGTCGAACTATACGATGAAATCATCAAGCTGAGACCAGAGTGGCATTCCGAAGATGACGCCGCTGGTGCCGTAAAAATCGTCATGACGGGCGCCGCATCCGACCCCTTGAATTGGCAGCAGCACATTGGCAACAAGCGTCGGCGCGACCTGATTGCCAAGCGCGCCCGCGATCCCAACGATCCGCTCAAATTGGTGATCGTCCGCGACATGTGGCTGACGGGCTTTGACGCGCCATCCATGAACACGATGTATGTCGACAAGCCGATGCGGGGTCACGGTCTGATGCAGGCCATTGCCCGCGTCAACCGCGTGTTTCGCGACAAGCCGGGCGGACTGATCGTCGATTACATTGGCATTCTTCAGAATCTGAAGAGCGCACTCAAGGACTATAGCCCGAACGACCAAAGCAAGACTGGCATCCCGGAGGGCGAAGCTGAAGCCGTCATGCAAGAGGCTTTCCAGCGGGTAAGAGCTGTCTTTCATGGGCACGACTACCAGGCCGGCTTGACGGGAGCCCCGCAGAACCGCCTAAAAGCTCTGGCAGGCGCCATTGATTGGGTGCTTAAGTGGCAGGAGCAGCAGGCCGGAAAGGCAGCAACCGATGAAAGCCGAAAGCAGGCGCATCGTGCTTACCAAGATTTGGTTCTATCTCTGACCAAGGCTTACGCTCTAGCATCCGCTAGTGATGAGGCGGCGGCGATCCGCGACGAGGTTGGCTTCTTCCAAACCGTCAGGGCGGCAATAGCGAAGTCCACCGCCACAGGAGCGATCTCGCAAACAGACCGCACGTTCGCAGTTCAGCAGCTTATCGACAGAGCGGTTGCCTCAACAGAAATCATTGATGTTCTCCATGCAGCAGGGATTGAAAGCCCCGATATCTCAATTCTGTCAGATGAATTTCTCGCTGAGCTACAGGGCATGGAGCAAAAAAACCTTGCCCTAGAAGCATTGCGAAAGCTGCTGAACGGCGAAATTCGCAGCCGACTCCAATCAAACGTTGTTGAAAGCCGCACCTTTTCCAAACGATTGGAAGAAGCGGTCGCACGGTACCATTCCAACGCTATTTCAGCTGTGGAGATGATCAACGAGCTAATCGCCCTCGCCAAGGACCTGCAAGCAGCAAGAAAGCGCGGCGAAGATCAAGGGTTGTCGGGCGAGGAAATCGCCTTCTACGACGCACTGGCACAGAATGAGAGTGCCATTGAAGTGCTTGGAAACGACACGCTTCGCCTGATTGCCCATGAGCTCCTTGAGCAGCTGAGACAAAACGCAACGGTCGATTGGCATAAGAGGGAAAGCGCGCGCGCCAGAATGCGGGTGCTCGTCAAGCGCATCCTAAAGAAGTACGGCTACCCACCCGATCTCGCAGAGGACGCCGTGAAGCTTGTCCTGGAACAGGCAGAGGCGCTTCTGCGGCAGTTTGGCTGA
- a CDS encoding site-specific integrase — MSVRKRTWTSKGVEKSAWVVDYIDSQGKRRLKTFERKKEADQFSATATVEVREGVHVADSASATVNQAGRLWIAAKSRAGRERSTVDQYRQHLELHIGPLIGETRLNALTLPALRHFEERLLDKGRSPAMVRKVVVSLGSLIADAQERGLVARNVVREMRGRRGSSDRRTEKRAKGKLRVGVDIPTPAEVKAIVGALQGRWRPVLLTAIFTGLRASELRGLRWDDFDLDRKVLHVRQRADRFNDIGQPKSEAGEREVPLPPIVVNTLREWRLVCPRRDTGRKDDDGQPIKELDLVFPNGKGKVESLANMINRGLLPVQIRAGVTVETGELDVEGQPILAARYTGMHALRHFYASWCINRPQDGGLGLPPKVVQERLGHSTINLTMDTYSHLFPRGEDQDELAAAERSLLG, encoded by the coding sequence ATGTCAGTCCGTAAGCGCACCTGGACCAGCAAGGGCGTCGAGAAATCCGCCTGGGTGGTCGACTATATCGACAGCCAGGGCAAGCGGCGCCTGAAGACCTTCGAGCGCAAAAAAGAAGCCGACCAGTTTTCAGCCACCGCCACGGTTGAGGTGCGGGAGGGCGTGCACGTTGCCGATTCCGCCAGCGCCACAGTCAACCAGGCCGGCCGCCTTTGGATTGCCGCCAAGAGCAGGGCAGGGCGGGAGCGCTCCACCGTCGACCAGTATCGGCAACACCTCGAGCTGCATATCGGGCCCCTTATCGGTGAAACCCGCCTCAATGCCCTGACACTGCCAGCGCTACGCCATTTCGAGGAACGGTTGCTGGACAAGGGCCGCTCGCCGGCGATGGTGCGAAAGGTGGTGGTCAGTCTCGGTTCGCTCATTGCCGACGCCCAGGAGCGCGGCCTTGTGGCCAGAAACGTGGTGCGGGAGATGAGGGGGCGGCGCGGATCGTCAGACAGGCGGACAGAGAAGCGGGCCAAGGGCAAGCTACGGGTTGGGGTGGACATTCCGACGCCGGCAGAGGTCAAGGCCATTGTAGGGGCTCTACAGGGCCGTTGGCGCCCGGTGCTGCTTACTGCCATCTTCACCGGTCTGCGTGCTTCTGAGCTGCGCGGCCTGCGCTGGGATGACTTCGACCTTGACCGGAAAGTGCTGCACGTTCGCCAGCGTGCCGATCGCTTCAATGATATCGGACAGCCGAAATCAGAGGCAGGTGAGCGGGAAGTCCCGTTGCCGCCTATCGTGGTCAACACGCTGCGGGAATGGCGCCTGGTGTGCCCCCGGCGCGATACCGGTCGCAAGGATGACGACGGCCAGCCGATCAAGGAACTGGACCTGGTATTCCCCAACGGCAAGGGGAAGGTCGAGAGCCTGGCCAACATGATCAACCGCGGCTTGCTGCCGGTCCAGATCCGGGCGGGGGTGACGGTGGAGACTGGCGAGCTCGATGTAGAGGGCCAGCCGATCCTTGCCGCCCGCTATACCGGCATGCACGCCCTGAGGCACTTCTATGCCTCCTGGTGCATCAATCGTCCTCAGGATGGTGGCCTCGGCCTTCCGCCAAAGGTGGTGCAGGAGAGACTTGGTCATTCCACGATCAACCTGACCATGGACACCTACTCGCATCTTTTCCCGCGCGGCGAGGACCAGGACGAATTAGCGGCGGCAGAGAGGTCGCTGCTGGGTTGA
- a CDS encoding DNA-binding protein has product MQPDQQAQPLDVLWGAQAIAEVINRTERQTKHMLSKGELPGKKVGGRWCASRSRLKAYFEGEADHAA; this is encoded by the coding sequence ATGCAGCCTGACCAGCAAGCCCAGCCCCTCGACGTCCTCTGGGGCGCGCAGGCTATTGCAGAGGTGATCAACCGTACCGAGCGGCAGACAAAGCACATGCTTTCCAAAGGCGAGCTGCCGGGCAAGAAAGTGGGAGGGAGGTGGTGTGCCTCCCGTTCCCGGCTCAAGGCATACTTCGAAGGGGAGGCGGACCATGCGGCATAG